The Cloeon dipterum chromosome 3, ieCloDipt1.1, whole genome shotgun sequence genome includes a region encoding these proteins:
- the STUB1 gene encoding E3 ubiquitin-protein ligase CHIP, with product MSKSHMYTTANLTDKELKDQGNRLFNLKKYDDAINCYTKAIIKNPNQATYFTNRALCYLKMKQWDRVAQDCRRALEMDPNLVKGHFFLGQSLLETENYDEATKHLQRASDLAKEQKLNFGDDIAGQLRMARKKRWNLQEEKRIAQEIELQSYLNRLVRQDFQTQLESLQAEGLMEEQAAEKAMELENQCDNYLGELNAIFAKIDERRRKREVPDYLCGKISFEVLRDPVITPSGITYERKDIEEHLQRVGHFDPVTRVKLTQDQLIPNFAMKEVVDNFLQENEWAHDY from the exons ATGAGCAAATCACACATGTACACCACGGCAAATCTGACGGACAAGGAGCTGAAAGACCAGGGCAACCGGCTCTTCAACCTCAAGAAATATGACGACGCCATCAACTGCTACACAAAAGCCATT atcAAAAACCCCAACCAGGCCACGTATTTTACTAACAGGGCCTTATGTTACCTCAAAATGAAGCAGTGGGACAGGGTCGCACAGGACTGCCGTCGTGCCCTGGAGATGGACCCGAACCTTGTGAAAGGACACTTTTTCCTTGGTCAGTCTCTCCTCGAAACAGAGAACTACGACGAGGCTACCAAGCATTTACAGAGGG CAAGCGATTTGGCGAAGGAGCAGAAGCTCAACTTCGGCGATGACATCGCGGGCCAGCTCAGAATGGCGAGAAAGAAGAGATGGAATCTGCAGGAAGAGAAGCGAATTGCTCAAGAAATCGAACTTCAG tctTATCTTAATCGTCTTGTCAGGCAAGACTTTCAAACCCAACTTGAGAGTTTGCAGGCTGAAGGGTTGATGGAGGAGCAAGCCGCAGAAAAAGCAATGGAGCTAGAAAATCAATGT gaTAATTACCTAGGAGAACTGAATGCGATATTTGCGAAAATCGACGAAAGACGGAGG AAGAGAGAAGTTCCTGATTATCTTTGTGGAAAGATAAGCTTCGAGGTCCTGAGAGACCCTGTCATAACCCCAAGCGGAATCACATATGAGAGAAAAGACATCGAAGAACACTTACAG CGGGTCGGCCACTTTGACCCTGTGACGAGGGTGAAGTTGACCCAAGATCAACTGATTCCAAACTTTGCGATGAAAGAGGTAGTTGACAATTTCCTCCAGGAGAATGAATGGGCACACGACTATTAA